One window from the genome of Desulforamulus ruminis DSM 2154 encodes:
- the cbiE gene encoding precorrin-6y C5,15-methyltransferase (decarboxylating) subunit CbiE, protein MESIIKVIGAGPGDPEFLTAAGAAALGQAETIFAAGRLLKTFGREDQELIALESDLKAAVRRILERSQDKRVAVLVSGDTGIFSFAATLADHLPPHRLEFIPGISSVQLMFARLKQPYQDVAVISRHGREDPRLTAMVRSGLTVAVLTDSQNSPQTLACELLESGCGDRPVSVGSNLSYDDERIYRGTLTGLRGYPEKLPNSVVVVGV, encoded by the coding sequence ATGGAAAGCATCATTAAAGTGATCGGTGCAGGACCGGGCGACCCTGAATTTTTAACCGCAGCCGGAGCCGCCGCCTTGGGACAGGCCGAAACCATTTTTGCGGCGGGGCGTTTATTAAAAACCTTTGGCCGGGAAGATCAGGAATTGATTGCCCTGGAGTCTGACCTGAAGGCAGCGGTTAGGCGCATTCTGGAGAGGTCCCAAGACAAAAGGGTGGCGGTTCTGGTGTCCGGAGACACGGGAATATTCAGCTTTGCTGCCACTCTGGCGGATCATCTGCCTCCCCACCGGTTGGAATTTATCCCGGGCATTAGTTCGGTGCAACTGATGTTTGCCCGGTTGAAACAGCCCTACCAGGATGTGGCGGTGATCAGCCGGCACGGTCGGGAAGACCCTCGCTTGACAGCCATGGTGCGGTCCGGATTGACGGTGGCGGTCCTGACCGACAGCCAAAATTCTCCCCAAACACTGGCCTGTGAGTTGCTGGAATCCGGCTGCGGAGACAGGCCGGTGTCCGTTGGCAGCAACCTTTCTTATGATGATGAGAGGATTTACCGGGGCACCCTGACCGGCCTGCGGGGGTATCCGGAAAAATTACCGAACAGTGTGGTGGTTGTTGGTGTCT
- the lgt gene encoding prolipoprotein diacylglyceryl transferase — protein sequence MQVSPYLFVWGPIALRWYGVLMMVAVVLGTWLALREARRVGVKGDDIIDLVLICAPLSWIGARLYYVVLRWDYYSQNLIEIPMIWHGGLAIHGGLLTAVLTGYIFTRIRKLRFWQIADIVAPSFPLGQAIGRWGNFFNQEAYGYPTDLPWAMYIDGAYRHPTFLYESLWNILVFIILMLYRGKKKVDGQLFMIYLGFYSIGRFFIEGLRTDSLMLGPLRAAQVVSLLLLVTAVAGYAYLGRKKVPEP from the coding sequence TTGCAGGTAAGCCCTTATCTATTTGTCTGGGGCCCCATCGCCCTGCGCTGGTACGGCGTTTTAATGATGGTGGCCGTAGTGCTGGGAACCTGGTTGGCCCTCCGTGAGGCCCGGAGGGTGGGAGTCAAGGGGGATGACATCATTGATCTGGTGCTCATCTGCGCTCCTCTTTCCTGGATTGGCGCGCGGTTATACTATGTAGTCCTGCGCTGGGATTATTACAGTCAAAATCTCATTGAAATACCCATGATCTGGCACGGAGGACTGGCTATCCACGGCGGGCTTCTTACGGCGGTACTAACTGGATATATTTTTACCCGGATTCGCAAACTGAGGTTTTGGCAAATTGCCGACATTGTGGCTCCCAGTTTTCCTTTGGGACAAGCCATTGGCCGTTGGGGCAATTTTTTTAATCAGGAGGCTTACGGTTACCCTACAGACCTCCCCTGGGCCATGTATATCGACGGGGCTTACCGCCACCCCACTTTTCTATATGAATCCCTGTGGAATATACTGGTATTTATCATCTTGATGCTTTACCGGGGCAAAAAGAAGGTGGACGGCCAGCTATTTATGATCTACCTGGGGTTCTATTCCATCGGCAGATTCTTTATTGAGGGCTTACGCACAGACAGTCTGATGCTGGGTCCCCTGCGGGCGGCCCAGGTGGTCAGTCTTCTGCTCTTGGTAACAGCCGTTGCGGGATATGCTTATCTGGGCCGCAAAAAGGTCCCGGAACCATAA
- a CDS encoding cobyrinate a,c-diamide synthase, whose translation MKIPRLVLAGTHSGVGKTTLTLGILAALRQRGLKIQPFKVGPDYIDPGLHQVAAGEVSHNLDSWMGSPAALRRLFRKHAGTAEFSLVEGVMGLFDGAKGEGEAGSTAQVAKILKAPVVLVFSAGGLARSAAALISGYRNFDPDLQLAGVIANGIGSSRHREFIRDVVEGELGLPWLGALHRDADLTIPGRHLGLLPAAENKDLGQVLERLGQSMEQQLDLDGLLLLARQAPFLEKDPAQTLPPASPVRLAVARDEAFHFYYQDSLDYLEELGADLHYFSPLKDRSLPREADGIYIGGGFPEEFLPLLTSNQPMKSQIQRAWSEGMPIYAECGGLMYLCRQIAAAGQEFPGVGLVPSRVQMGKKLAALGYVRARLRKPSLLGGEGTELKGHEFHWSTMEELPQEDSAYCLKGGRGGDGRLEGYARENLLASYVHLHFRYHPGAAQKFLACCAAYRKARWQKDG comes from the coding sequence ATGAAAATACCCAGACTGGTATTGGCCGGAACCCATAGCGGGGTTGGCAAAACCACTCTAACCCTGGGGATTTTAGCTGCCCTGCGGCAGAGAGGTTTAAAGATTCAGCCTTTCAAGGTAGGGCCCGATTATATTGATCCGGGGCTGCATCAGGTGGCCGCAGGAGAGGTTTCCCATAATCTGGACAGTTGGATGGGTTCCCCGGCAGCCCTCCGAAGACTTTTCCGAAAACATGCGGGAACTGCGGAATTCTCCCTGGTAGAGGGTGTTATGGGGTTGTTTGACGGGGCCAAAGGGGAAGGGGAGGCGGGAAGTACCGCTCAGGTGGCCAAGATTTTAAAGGCCCCGGTGGTGCTGGTCTTTTCCGCCGGCGGATTAGCCCGGAGTGCAGCGGCCCTGATCAGCGGTTACCGCAATTTTGACCCGGACCTGCAGTTGGCCGGAGTCATTGCCAATGGAATCGGCAGCAGCCGGCACCGTGAATTCATTCGGGATGTGGTGGAAGGGGAATTGGGGCTTCCCTGGCTGGGAGCCCTGCACCGGGATGCGGATCTAACCATACCCGGCCGGCATTTGGGCTTATTGCCGGCAGCCGAGAATAAGGACCTGGGACAGGTATTAGAGCGGTTGGGCCAAAGCATGGAGCAGCAGTTGGATCTCGATGGACTTTTGCTCCTGGCCCGTCAGGCTCCGTTTCTTGAGAAGGATCCGGCCCAGACTCTGCCGCCGGCTTCCCCGGTCCGCCTGGCTGTGGCCAGGGATGAAGCCTTTCATTTTTATTATCAGGACAGTCTGGATTATTTAGAGGAGTTAGGGGCTGATTTGCATTACTTCAGCCCTTTGAAGGACCGGTCGTTACCCCGGGAAGCGGACGGTATTTATATTGGGGGAGGATTTCCCGAGGAGTTTTTGCCCCTGTTAACCTCCAATCAGCCCATGAAATCCCAAATTCAAAGGGCCTGGAGTGAGGGGATGCCCATTTATGCCGAGTGCGGCGGCCTGATGTACCTGTGCCGGCAAATTGCAGCCGCGGGGCAGGAATTTCCCGGAGTGGGTTTGGTCCCGTCCAGGGTCCAAATGGGTAAAAAGCTGGCTGCCCTGGGCTATGTGCGGGCCCGGCTGCGGAAGCCCAGCCTCCTGGGCGGTGAAGGTACCGAATTAAAGGGCCATGAATTTCACTGGTCCACCATGGAGGAACTGCCTCAAGAAGATAGCGCCTACTGCCTTAAAGGAGGCCGGGGTGGGGATGGGCGTCTGGAAGGATATGCCCGGGAGAACCTGCTGGCTTCTTATGTACATCTGCACTTCCGATATCATCCCGGAGCCGCCCAAAAATTTTTAGCCTGTTGTGCGGCTTACCGAAAGGCTCGGTGGCAAAAAGATGGGTAG
- the cbiD gene encoding cobalt-precorrin-5B (C(1))-methyltransferase CbiD — translation MGSSQEKKELKTGYTTGSCAAAAAKAAAMALIQGETVSQVTISLPGGGQLTLPVSGVEAACGRGRAEVVKDAGDDPDVTHGLTVVAEVTLENKGVHIAGGQGIGTVTLPGLAIPVGEAAINPVPRQMIEREVKTVLPPGQGARVIISVPGGEEVANQTMNPRLGIVGGISILGTGGIVRPMSEEAYRRSLVPQIDQALALGYRLLVLTPGRMGVRKAEELGLPRSCVAETSNFIGAMLEECAQRPVEGVLLLGHLGKLVKVAAGIFHTLGKLADGRRETLSAYAALEGASREVIERLMNINTAEEAVEILRQEGLSQVFHRLAAASSRRAADYSGRRFKVGTLMYSLKGEIVGYDEQAKQIGGELAWKASLK, via the coding sequence ATGGGTAGCAGTCAGGAGAAAAAGGAATTGAAAACCGGCTATACCACAGGAAGCTGCGCCGCCGCTGCGGCCAAAGCAGCAGCGATGGCCTTAATCCAAGGAGAAACGGTTTCTCAAGTAACCATCTCCCTGCCCGGCGGCGGCCAGTTGACCCTGCCTGTGTCCGGGGTGGAAGCGGCTTGCGGCCGGGGGCGGGCGGAAGTGGTCAAAGACGCCGGAGATGATCCCGATGTGACCCACGGTCTGACGGTGGTGGCGGAGGTTACCCTAGAAAATAAGGGGGTTCACATTGCCGGAGGGCAGGGGATTGGAACGGTGACCCTGCCGGGGTTGGCCATACCGGTGGGAGAGGCGGCCATTAACCCCGTTCCCCGGCAGATGATTGAGCGGGAGGTCAAAACGGTGCTGCCGCCGGGCCAGGGAGCCAGGGTCATCATTAGCGTACCCGGGGGAGAGGAAGTGGCGAACCAGACCATGAATCCCCGTTTGGGAATTGTGGGAGGAATCTCCATTTTAGGAACCGGAGGGATCGTGCGTCCCATGTCCGAAGAGGCTTACCGACGGTCCCTGGTGCCCCAGATCGATCAAGCCCTGGCCCTGGGCTACCGCCTGCTGGTATTAACACCGGGTCGAATGGGCGTCAGAAAGGCTGAAGAACTGGGTTTGCCCCGGTCCTGTGTGGCGGAAACCAGCAATTTTATCGGTGCTATGCTGGAGGAGTGTGCGCAAAGGCCGGTGGAAGGGGTACTGCTACTGGGGCACTTAGGAAAGCTGGTAAAGGTGGCGGCGGGAATTTTTCATACCCTGGGCAAACTGGCCGATGGACGGAGGGAAACCCTGTCGGCTTATGCGGCTCTGGAAGGGGCCTCCCGGGAGGTTATCGAACGGTTGATGAATATAAATACCGCTGAAGAAGCGGTGGAAATACTGAGGCAGGAAGGGTTGAGTCAGGTGTTCCACAGGCTGGCGGCTGCCTCCAGCCGGCGGGCGGCCGATTACAGCGGCCGGCGGTTTAAAGTGGGGACCCTGATGTACTCCCTAAAGGGTGAGATTGTAGGCTATGATGAGCAGGCCAAGCAAATTGGGGGTGAGTTGGCATGGAAAGCATCATTAAAGTGA